The Alosa sapidissima isolate fAloSap1 chromosome 6, fAloSap1.pri, whole genome shotgun sequence genome window below encodes:
- the brox gene encoding BRO1 domain-containing protein BROX, giving the protein MAHWFHRNPLKATAPVSFNLYGIAGSPAANKICNDLRTTRARLLEMFTDVTCTPEIMKNATDAYFSLLQGFIAYLDGTTQENKLRYIQNFKWTDTLQGNAASAQQDAVFELVSMGFNVAVWYSKYASRLAGKENVTEDEAKIVHKSLKVAAGIFKHLKETHIPRLITPAEKGRDLEPRVIDTYIVQCQAEAQEVTIARAIELKHNANLIASLAFETANFYQKADHTLNTLEPDYSSKWRKYLQLKQHFYMAYAYCYHGQTLLASDKCGEAIRSLQEAEKCYSKAEALCKEYRQTKGPGTTAKPSEQLFFLKLGGLIKNTLEKCQRENGFIYFHKVPAEAPSLELKASYGLAEPIGFEFPPVSDQCTPEVYATFDLTKGAKDEKAKSKQDEEVKPVKEPDLKPQKDTGCTIS; this is encoded by the exons ATGGCACACTGGTTTCATCGAAATCCTTTGAAAGCCACAGCACCAGTCTCGTTCAATTTGTATGGAATTGCTGGGAGTCCTGCAGCTAACAAAATATGCAA TGACCTGAGAACAACCAGGGCAAGACTTCTAGAGATGTTCACAGATGTCACCTGTACCCCGGAGATTATGAAGAATGCCACTGATGCATACTTCTCTCTATTACAAG GGTTCATTGCTTATCTGGATGGTACCACACAAGAGAACAAACTGCGGTACATTCAGAACTTCAAGTGGACTGATACTTTACAAGGCAACGCTGCGAG TGCTCAGCAGGATGCAGTGTTTGAATTGGTTTCGATGGGATTCAACGTTGCAGTCTGGTACTCCAAGTATGCCTCAAGATTGGCAGGCAAAGAGAA TGTTACGGAGGATGAGGCCAAAATAGTTCATAAAAGCCTGAAAGTTGCAGCTGGAATTTTCAAACATCTAAAG GAGACCCACATCCCCCGCCTCATCACCCCAGCCGAGAAGGGGAGGGATCTGGAGCCCAGGGTGATTGACACCTACATCGTCCAGTGCCAAGCTGAGGCCCAGGAAG TGACTATTGCCAGAGCCATCGAGTTGAAGCATAATGCCAATCTCATCGCATCCTTAGCATTTGAGACCGCCAACTTCTATCAGAAGGCTG atcacacactgaacactttGGAGCCTGACTACAGTAGCAAGTGGAGGAAGTACCTTCAACTCAAGCAGCACTTCTACATGGCCTAT GCATATTGCTACCACGGGCAGACTCTCCTTGCCAGTGACAAGTGTGGAGAAGCTATAAGGTCTCTGCAGGAAGCAGAAAAAT GTTACTCCAAGGCTGAGGCTTTGTGTAAAGAGTACCGTCAGACCAAGGGCCCCGGCACCACAGCTAAGCCCTCCGAGCAGCTCTTCTTCCTGAAGCTCGGAGGCCTCATCAAGAACACGCTGGAGAAGTGCCAGAGGGAGAACGGCTTCAT ATATTTCCACAAGGTTCCAGCTGAGGCCCCATCACTGGAGCTGAAGGCTAGCTATGGCCTGGCTGAGCCCATTGGCTTCGAATTTCCTCCCGTGAGCGACCAGTGTACCCCGGAGGTCTATGCCACCTTCGACCTCACCAAGGGAGCCAAGGACGAGAAG GCCAAGTCCAAACAGGATGAGGAAGTGAAGCCGGTGAAGGAGCCTGACCTGAAGCCTCAGAAAGACACCGGCTGCACCATCTCCTAA
- the LOC121711695 gene encoding protein FAM177B: MNDNLIRGLHMQETSFDHRSHDRRIIYFANGETLEESEGEEENDEDANQKEPFSQAVDTTNLSWGEYSRFLGTKIGKKSLQTCDYLGEKLARLLGLHSAKYQYAIDEFKRDQKEKNIKEESSDVFMEDDTENINLAQKKSRKYGATGSPKVASPQSSISAPSVKRMAVGTNNNGYQDDDQ; the protein is encoded by the exons ATGAATGACAACTTAATAAGA GGTCTCCACATGCAAGAGACAAGTTTTGACCATCGATCTCATGACAGACGAATCATCTACTTCGCCAATGGAGAGACTCTTGAGGAGAGTGAGGGTGAGGAAGAGAATGATGAAGATGCTAATCAGAAGGAACCCTTTTCACAAGCAGTGGACACA ACAAACCTGTCTTGGGGAGAATATTCTCGGTTCCTAGGAACAAAAATTGGGAAAAAGTCATTACAAA CCTGTGACTATCTTGGGGAGAAACTGGCTCGTCTCCTTGGACTACACTCTGCTAAATACCAGTATGCCATAGATGAGTTTAAGCGTGATCAaaag GAAAAAAACATCAAGGAGGAATCTTCAGATGTCTTTATGGAGGATGACACAGAAAACATTAATCTCGCCCAGAAAAAGAGTCGAAAATATGGAGCCACCGGTTCTCCCAAAGTTGCCAGTCCACAGTCTTCCATTAGTGCACCTAGTGTAAAGCGCATGGCAGTTGGAACAAACAACAACGGATACCAGGATGATGATCAATGA
- the aida gene encoding axin interactor, dorsalization-associated protein isoform X2, with product MSDVTKIIQKWHASFKKGTDFDSWGQLVEAIDEYHILARQLQKEVQSTNSHDFSEDQKKTIGKLSTCLEMRCASLQNAQSEEEFKLEDLKKLEPIIKNILTHNKDFPFDVQPVPLRKILAPGEEENLELEEEEDTAAGAGSPESFPSRVPGTLLPRLPSEPGMTLLTLKIEKIGLKDAGQCIDPYMTVSVKDLNGVDVNPVQDTPVATRKEDTYIHFNIDVEIQKHVEKLPKGAAIFFEFKHYKPKKRFTSTKCFAFMEMDEIKPGPIVIELYKKPTDFKRKKLHLLTKKPLYLHLHQTLHKD from the exons ATGTCCGATGTCACCAAGATCATCCAGAAATGGCACGCAAGTTTCAAAAAAGGCACGGACTTTGATTCGTGGGGACAGTTAGTTGAGGCAATTGATGAATATCACAT ACTTGCAAGGCAATTACAGAAAGAAGTTCAGTCAACCAATTCACACGACTTTTCAGAGGATCAAAAg AAAACAATTGGAAAATTATCAACATGTCTAGAAATGCGATGTGCTTCTCTACAG AATGCACAGTCCGAAGAGGAATTCAAATTGGAGGACCTAAAGAAACTGGAACCCA TCATAAAGAACATTCTCACGCACAACAAAGATTTTCCTTTTGATGTACAGCCAGTGCCTTTAAG AAAAATCCTTGctccaggagaggaggagaatctggagttggaggaggaagaggacactGCCGCTGGGGCCGGGTCACCAGAGTCCTTTCCTTCCAGAGTGCCCG GCACTCTGCTGCCGCGGTTACCGTCGGAGCCTGGGATGACACTACTCACATTAAAAATCGAGAAGATCGGGCTGAAGGATGCAGGGCAGTGCATTGACCCCTATATGACCGTCAGTGTAAAAG ATCTGAATGGTGTTGATGTGAACCCAGTCCAAGACACGCCAGTTGCTACTCGGAAGGAGGACACCTATATTCACTTCAACATAGATGTTGAGATCCAAAAACACGTTGAAAAACTACCAAAAG GGGCAGCTATCTTCTTTGAATTCAAGCACTACAAACCCAAGAAAAGGTTCACCAGCACAAAGTGTTTTGCCTTTATGGAAATGGACGAGATTAAACCTGGCCCCATTGTGATCGAGTT GTACAAGAAGCCAACTGACTTCAAAAGGAAGAAACTCCATCTCTTGACGAAGAAACCACTCTACCTTCACCTCCATCAAACTTTGCACAAGGACTGA
- the aida gene encoding axin interactor, dorsalization-associated protein isoform X1 produces MSDVTKIIQKWHASFKKGTDFDSWGQLVEAIDEYHILARQLQKEVQSTNSHDFSEDQKKTIGKLSTCLEMRCASLQNAQSEEEFKLEDLKKLEPIIKNILTHNKDFPFDVQPVPLRKILAPGEEENLELEEEEDTAAGAGSPESFPSRVPAMQGTLLPRLPSEPGMTLLTLKIEKIGLKDAGQCIDPYMTVSVKDLNGVDVNPVQDTPVATRKEDTYIHFNIDVEIQKHVEKLPKGAAIFFEFKHYKPKKRFTSTKCFAFMEMDEIKPGPIVIELYKKPTDFKRKKLHLLTKKPLYLHLHQTLHKD; encoded by the exons ATGTCCGATGTCACCAAGATCATCCAGAAATGGCACGCAAGTTTCAAAAAAGGCACGGACTTTGATTCGTGGGGACAGTTAGTTGAGGCAATTGATGAATATCACAT ACTTGCAAGGCAATTACAGAAAGAAGTTCAGTCAACCAATTCACACGACTTTTCAGAGGATCAAAAg AAAACAATTGGAAAATTATCAACATGTCTAGAAATGCGATGTGCTTCTCTACAG AATGCACAGTCCGAAGAGGAATTCAAATTGGAGGACCTAAAGAAACTGGAACCCA TCATAAAGAACATTCTCACGCACAACAAAGATTTTCCTTTTGATGTACAGCCAGTGCCTTTAAG AAAAATCCTTGctccaggagaggaggagaatctggagttggaggaggaagaggacactGCCGCTGGGGCCGGGTCACCAGAGTCCTTTCCTTCCAGAGTGCCCG CTATGCAAG GCACTCTGCTGCCGCGGTTACCGTCGGAGCCTGGGATGACACTACTCACATTAAAAATCGAGAAGATCGGGCTGAAGGATGCAGGGCAGTGCATTGACCCCTATATGACCGTCAGTGTAAAAG ATCTGAATGGTGTTGATGTGAACCCAGTCCAAGACACGCCAGTTGCTACTCGGAAGGAGGACACCTATATTCACTTCAACATAGATGTTGAGATCCAAAAACACGTTGAAAAACTACCAAAAG GGGCAGCTATCTTCTTTGAATTCAAGCACTACAAACCCAAGAAAAGGTTCACCAGCACAAAGTGTTTTGCCTTTATGGAAATGGACGAGATTAAACCTGGCCCCATTGTGATCGAGTT GTACAAGAAGCCAACTGACTTCAAAAGGAAGAAACTCCATCTCTTGACGAAGAAACCACTCTACCTTCACCTCCATCAAACTTTGCACAAGGACTGA